One part of the Paramormyrops kingsleyae isolate MSU_618 chromosome 2, PKINGS_0.4, whole genome shotgun sequence genome encodes these proteins:
- the gnb1l gene encoding guanine nucleotide-binding protein subunit beta-like protein 1 isoform X2: MASPPPDPQFVLRGSGAAVNTLHFSCGTSDPPLLFSGSAKGTIHQWNLTTRRPERTLDGHSGASVIWLKTLGSRETLISQGRDSRVCTWDLAEGRSAVTDSIRTGSVGFCQCSLLETGLCSRLLAHPVETMDEVKVIDFPSGTAVCSLKPDARLGMVMCTKLWQPDSGRGPLLLVGYEAGTLALWDVAQRQPLSTLVAHSEPLLCLDFDPERLRGASGSAERAVCSWTLDGQQNLQMAVSVELVNPGISQLSLRADRKLLASAGWDHRVRLFGWKKLKPLAVLQYHTDSVLSVAFSDHADPRLRLMAAGSKDQRISIWSVYNEG, from the exons ATGGCCAGCCCTCCTCCGGATCCCCAGTTTGTCCTGCGGGGGTCAGGGGCCGCCGTCAACACTCTGCACTTCAGCTGCGGCACTTCTGACCCGCCCCTGCTCTTCTCTGG TTCGGCCAAGGGCACCATTCACCAGTGGAACCTGACAACCCGGCGACCCGAGAGAACTCTAGATGGTCACTCTGGGGCGTCGGTCATCTGGCTCAAGACTTTGGGGTCTAGAGAGACCCTCATAAG CCAGGGCCGCGACTCGCGCGTGTGTACCTGGGACTTGGCGGAGGGCCGCAGCGCCGTGACAGACTCCATCCGCACCGGCAGCGTGGGCTTCTGCCAGTGCTCCCTGCTGGAGACGGGACTCTGCAGCCGGCTGCTAGCACACCCTGTGGAGACCATGGACGAG GTGAAGGTCATCGACTTCCCCAGCGGGACGGCGGTTTGCTCCCTGAAGCCGGATGCCAGGCTGGGGATGGTGATGTGTACCAAGCTGTGGCAG CCTGACAGTGGCCGCGGCCCGCTCCTCCTGGTGGGATACGAGGCTGGCACCCTGGCCCTGTGGGATGTCGCCCAGAGGCAGCCCCTCAGCACCCTGGTCGCCCACTCGGAGCCCCTCCTCTGCCTCGACTTCGACCCGGAGCGACTCAGGGGCGCCTCGGGGTCTGCGGAGAGAGCCGTCTGCTCCTGGACGCTTGACGGACAGCAGAACCTCCAG ATGGCTGTCTCCGTGGAGCTGGTCAACCCAGGCATCTCCCAGCTGAGCCTACGGGCCGACCGCAAGCTGTTGGCATCTGCCGGCTGGGACCACCGCGTCCGCCTCTTTGGATGGAAGAAGTTGAAGCCCCTAGCAGTGCTCCAGTACCACACAGACTCGGTGCTCTCTGTGGCCTTCTCCGACCATGCGGACCCTCGCCTGAGGCTCATGGCGGCTGGATCCAAGGACCAGAGGATCAGCATTTGGTCTGTGTACAACGAAGGATGA
- the gnb1l gene encoding guanine nucleotide-binding protein subunit beta-like protein 1 isoform X1 translates to MHYAVGDRHQCCCVLPVMASPPPDPQFVLRGSGAAVNTLHFSCGTSDPPLLFSGSAKGTIHQWNLTTRRPERTLDGHSGASVIWLKTLGSRETLISQGRDSRVCTWDLAEGRSAVTDSIRTGSVGFCQCSLLETGLCSRLLAHPVETMDEVKVIDFPSGTAVCSLKPDARLGMVMCTKLWQPDSGRGPLLLVGYEAGTLALWDVAQRQPLSTLVAHSEPLLCLDFDPERLRGASGSAERAVCSWTLDGQQNLQMAVSVELVNPGISQLSLRADRKLLASAGWDHRVRLFGWKKLKPLAVLQYHTDSVLSVAFSDHADPRLRLMAAGSKDQRISIWSVYNEG, encoded by the exons ATGCATTATGCTGTGGGTGACAG GCACCAGTGCTGCTGTGTCCTCCCAGTGATGGCCAGCCCTCCTCCGGATCCCCAGTTTGTCCTGCGGGGGTCAGGGGCCGCCGTCAACACTCTGCACTTCAGCTGCGGCACTTCTGACCCGCCCCTGCTCTTCTCTGG TTCGGCCAAGGGCACCATTCACCAGTGGAACCTGACAACCCGGCGACCCGAGAGAACTCTAGATGGTCACTCTGGGGCGTCGGTCATCTGGCTCAAGACTTTGGGGTCTAGAGAGACCCTCATAAG CCAGGGCCGCGACTCGCGCGTGTGTACCTGGGACTTGGCGGAGGGCCGCAGCGCCGTGACAGACTCCATCCGCACCGGCAGCGTGGGCTTCTGCCAGTGCTCCCTGCTGGAGACGGGACTCTGCAGCCGGCTGCTAGCACACCCTGTGGAGACCATGGACGAG GTGAAGGTCATCGACTTCCCCAGCGGGACGGCGGTTTGCTCCCTGAAGCCGGATGCCAGGCTGGGGATGGTGATGTGTACCAAGCTGTGGCAG CCTGACAGTGGCCGCGGCCCGCTCCTCCTGGTGGGATACGAGGCTGGCACCCTGGCCCTGTGGGATGTCGCCCAGAGGCAGCCCCTCAGCACCCTGGTCGCCCACTCGGAGCCCCTCCTCTGCCTCGACTTCGACCCGGAGCGACTCAGGGGCGCCTCGGGGTCTGCGGAGAGAGCCGTCTGCTCCTGGACGCTTGACGGACAGCAGAACCTCCAG ATGGCTGTCTCCGTGGAGCTGGTCAACCCAGGCATCTCCCAGCTGAGCCTACGGGCCGACCGCAAGCTGTTGGCATCTGCCGGCTGGGACCACCGCGTCCGCCTCTTTGGATGGAAGAAGTTGAAGCCCCTAGCAGTGCTCCAGTACCACACAGACTCGGTGCTCTCTGTGGCCTTCTCCGACCATGCGGACCCTCGCCTGAGGCTCATGGCGGCTGGATCCAAGGACCAGAGGATCAGCATTTGGTCTGTGTACAACGAAGGATGA